The genomic window CTGCAATATGTGAATTTTCGAGTCTTGTTGAGAAATTTTATGGCTGACTTTTTGTCGCGCATCCCTAGGAAATTGTTCACTATAATCCCAGTCGTTCTGGAATAATTTATCTGGTTCTTCGGCATGGGAAACTGAAAAGGCAGTTAGCATTAAAACAATAGGTATTAATAAAATTCTCAACAGATAACTCTTCCAATGACAAAAAAACAAAAACCACCGATAACGGTGGTTTCTCGCTGATTATAGTCGCTAACTCTACCAATACTAGAATTATTTTCAGATTATCCGAAATTACTTTTCCCAAGGCGTACGGCGATGTAAATGGGATAAATCAAATGGCGTAATTTGATACACATAATAATTAAGCCAATTTGAAATCAATAAATTAGCATGACTTCGCCAGCAACCTCTTGGCTCTTGGCTTGCATCGTCATTAGGAAAATAATTGGTTGGAATCGATGGTGATAATCCCGCATCATTATCCCGCTTGTACTCATCGCCAAGTGTCGAGACATTGTATTCAGGGTGCCCCAAAACAAATAAACGGCGTCTGTCTTTACTCACCACCAAGTAAGCCCCAGCTTCATCGGAGGCAGCGAGAATATCGAGATCAGGATGCTGACGCAGCTCATCAACATTCATTTGTGCCAAGCGAGAATGCGGCACCCAAAATTCATCATCGAAACCACGCAGCAGTGGATCGTGAAGCTGACTGCGCTGATGTAAAAACACCCCAGCGATTTTTTTATCGCGAATGTAACGCTCTAAATCATACAAATGATAAAAAGCCGCATGCGCCGCCCAACATAAGAAAAGCGTTGCGGTAACGTGCTGCTGCGACCAATCGAATACTGTTTTTATCTTCTCCCAATAAATCACATCGTCAAAATCAACATCACCCAATGGCGCACCGGTAATAATCAAACCATCGAAGTTTTTATCTTTGATTTCATCAAAATCGCGATAAAAGTCATTCATATGATCTTGTGGTGTGTGTTTTGAAATGTTGCTGTGAATACGTAGAAATTCCACATCCACCTGCAATGGCGTATTAGCTAGTAAGCGCAACAGCTGAGTTTCTGTTTCGATTTTATTGGGCATTAAATTAAGTAATAGCACCTTCATCGGACGAATTTGCTGACTCAAGGCGCGCGACTCGCTCATGACGAAAATATTTTCTTGTCGCAACTCGTTTTTGGCAGGCAGTTTATCGGGAATATTAATTGGCACAGCGCACTCGCTAATTTGTTTTACTACAAGTGTAGATAATTTAACCCAAAGGCATCTAGACGTCTAGATGTTTATCGTGAATTATTTGTTTTAGTCAGGTTACATTCACATCTCGTTACTAGAAAAGCCACCATTATTGTTGACTGTGTCATTAAGGCTGATACATTTATTCGCTGAAAAATCCCGAAAATGGGACATCCCCACTTTCAATACACTCATTTATAAGAACAAAAACAACCGGATTGCTAACATGAAAAAAACTGCAATTGTTACGGCATCGCTTGCTACCCTAGCGCTGACAGCTTGCCAAACGACAAATAACGCCGTTGTCAAACCTGACAGCGATTATCTATGGCTTGAAGAAGTTCAAGGTGAAAAACCGCTAGCTTGGGTTGATGCGCAAAACAACAAAGCCTTTGCGAGCTTGAAATCAAACCCTGTTTATCAACAGAGCTATGATGAAAACCTTAAGCTACTTAACTCAAACGACCGTATCGCCTACGCCACACAACGCGGCGATTACCTGTACAACTTCTGGACGGACAAAAACAATCAGCGCGGCTTATACCGCCGTACAACGCTAGAAGAGTACAAAAAAGAAAACCCGACATGGGAAACGATTTTAGACATCGACGAGCTGGCTAAAAAAGACGGCCAAAGCTGGGTTTACAAAGGTATGAACTGTCTTTACCCAGACTACAACCGCTGTTTAGTCAGTTTATCACCAGGCGGTACCGACGCAGTTGTCGTGCGTGAATTCGACATCAGTAAAAAAGCCTTCGTTAAAGATGGTTTCACCCTGCCAGAAGCCAAAAATTCAATTAGCTGGCGCGACGAAAACTCCGTATTTGTCGGTACTGATTTCGGTAAAGGCAGCTTAACGGATTCAGGTTACCCGGGTGTTGTTAAGATTTGGAATCGCGGCACACCACTGTCGAGCGCTAAACAAGTTTTCCACGCCGACCCATCATCAGTAGCAGCTTCTGGTTTTGTATTGCGCGATGGTAAGCAATCAGTGAATATTGTTTACGATTCAACATCTTTTTACACGCGTGATATCTACGTATTGCAAGACGGTAAAAAAGTTAAACTGCCAATTCCTAAAGATGCCAGCTTAAGTGCATTCCTAAATGGCGATTTATTTATCCAGTTAAAATCAGCATGGAAAGTTAACGGTAAAGAATTAGCGCAAGGCAGCATCGTATTTGCACCGCTAAAGGATATTCTAAAAGATAACGCCAGCTACCAAACGCTGATCACCCCAACACCAAGCCTCGCTATTACTTCAGTTCAAGCGACTAAGAGTGCGTTACTAGTGAGCGTGTTAGACAACGTAAAATCAAAAGTTTTACGCTTTACCAACACTAACGGCCAATGGCAAAGCAAAGCCGTCAATATCGATGATAAAGGCAGCATCAGCGTTTTCAATACCAGCGAAAGCAGCGATGACTTTTTCCTAACCTACACCAGCTTCCTTAAGCCTGCGACCCTTTACAAAGTCGATGGTGAATCAGGCAAACTAACTCAGTTAAAAGCTCAAAAATCGCAATTTAACAGCGATGACATGGTAACTCATCAATACTGGGCAACGTCTAAAGATGGCACCAAGGTTCCATATTTTGCCATCATGAAAAAAGACACAGTCCTCGATGGTAAAAATCCAACATTACTATACGGCTACGGCGGTTTCGAAGTTTCGTTAAAACCATCATACAGCGCACTACGCGGTAAAAACTGGTTAGAGAAAGGCGGCGTATACGTTTTATCAAACATTCGCGGCGGTGGTGAATTTGGTCCTAAATGGCACCAAGCAGCGCTAAAGAAAAACCGTCACAAGGCGTATGAAGATTTCGAAGCTATCGCGATGGATCTTATCGATCGTAAAATCACTTCTCCTGCGCATCTAGGTATTCAAGGTGGTAGTAACGGTGGTCTACTAATGGGCGCGGCATTTACGCGTCGTCCAGACTTATACAACGCTGTTGTGTGTCAGGTACCACTACTTGATATGAAGCGCTACACCAAGTTACTCGCGGGCGCGAGCTGGGCAGCTGAATACGGCGATCCAGACAAGCCGGAAATGTGGGAATACATTAAAACTTACTCACCATTCCACAACTTAGATGCGAAAACAGACTACCCGAAAGTTTTCTTCACAACATCTACCAAAGACGACCGCGTTCACCCTGGTCACGCGCGTAAAATGGTAGCCAAGATGCAAGATCTCGGACACGATGTTTACTACTACGAGAACACCGAAGGCGGTCACGCCGGCGCAGCAGACAACAAACAGCGCGCCGACATGTACGCCCTAGTTTATAGCTACTTATGGCAACAACTTAAGTAGTCATACGCTCACGCAAACAAAAGCCGATTTAAGCAATTAAATCGGCTTTTTTGTTAATTACTGAAAAAAGTTTGTCACACATTTCACCGCTCTCGTGACTTAGTTAATGAACATACTAATTAACGGGAATCATCATGAAAAAAACACTTTGCTCAATAGCACTAATCACTGCAAGTTTTCTATCACACAACCAAGCAGCAGCGACAACTAATCAATGCCTTAATGCCAAGGTGTCTGGTCAAGGACAAGCGGTTCTTCTACTACCGGGATTTATCAGCGATGAAACGGTTTGGGATGAAATCAGCGCTAATCTTGCGAACAACTATCAAGTGCATCAACTATCTATTGCTGGATTTGGTAAAAACCCAGCGTGTAAGAATGCAGATGACATCGCTAGCACCATCAAAGCTGAACTGGCAACTTACCTCAGTTCAAATAAGCTAGCAGAGCCGATTTTAGTCGGTCACAGCATGGGCGGATTGCTGGCATTTGACGCGTCACTCAATCCTAGCATCAAATTAAAGGCCGCAATATCTGTCGATGGCCTACCGTTTATTGGCCCTATTTTTACCCGTAGTAATCAAACCACCGCGCAAGATTTAGCGCCACAGGCAACAGCGATAAAAGCGATGTATCAAAATGCAACGCCCCAGCAAAT from Psychrobium sp. MM17-31 includes these protein-coding regions:
- the metA gene encoding homoserine O-succinyltransferase, with translation MPINIPDKLPAKNELRQENIFVMSESRALSQQIRPMKVLLLNLMPNKIETETQLLRLLANTPLQVDVEFLRIHSNISKHTPQDHMNDFYRDFDEIKDKNFDGLIITGAPLGDVDFDDVIYWEKIKTVFDWSQQHVTATLFLCWAAHAAFYHLYDLERYIRDKKIAGVFLHQRSQLHDPLLRGFDDEFWVPHSRLAQMNVDELRQHPDLDILAASDEAGAYLVVSKDRRRLFVLGHPEYNVSTLGDEYKRDNDAGLSPSIPTNYFPNDDASQEPRGCWRSHANLLISNWLNYYVYQITPFDLSHLHRRTPWEK
- a CDS encoding prolyl oligopeptidase family serine peptidase encodes the protein MKKTAIVTASLATLALTACQTTNNAVVKPDSDYLWLEEVQGEKPLAWVDAQNNKAFASLKSNPVYQQSYDENLKLLNSNDRIAYATQRGDYLYNFWTDKNNQRGLYRRTTLEEYKKENPTWETILDIDELAKKDGQSWVYKGMNCLYPDYNRCLVSLSPGGTDAVVVREFDISKKAFVKDGFTLPEAKNSISWRDENSVFVGTDFGKGSLTDSGYPGVVKIWNRGTPLSSAKQVFHADPSSVAASGFVLRDGKQSVNIVYDSTSFYTRDIYVLQDGKKVKLPIPKDASLSAFLNGDLFIQLKSAWKVNGKELAQGSIVFAPLKDILKDNASYQTLITPTPSLAITSVQATKSALLVSVLDNVKSKVLRFTNTNGQWQSKAVNIDDKGSISVFNTSESSDDFFLTYTSFLKPATLYKVDGESGKLTQLKAQKSQFNSDDMVTHQYWATSKDGTKVPYFAIMKKDTVLDGKNPTLLYGYGGFEVSLKPSYSALRGKNWLEKGGVYVLSNIRGGGEFGPKWHQAALKKNRHKAYEDFEAIAMDLIDRKITSPAHLGIQGGSNGGLLMGAAFTRRPDLYNAVVCQVPLLDMKRYTKLLAGASWAAEYGDPDKPEMWEYIKTYSPFHNLDAKTDYPKVFFTTSTKDDRVHPGHARKMVAKMQDLGHDVYYYENTEGGHAGAADNKQRADMYALVYSYLWQQLK
- a CDS encoding alpha/beta hydrolase encodes the protein MKKTLCSIALITASFLSHNQAAATTNQCLNAKVSGQGQAVLLLPGFISDETVWDEISANLANNYQVHQLSIAGFGKNPACKNADDIASTIKAELATYLSSNKLAEPILVGHSMGGLLAFDASLNPSIKLKAAISVDGLPFIGPIFTRSNQTTAQDLAPQATAIKAMYQNATPQQMVAFTQQGIALQTNNKARYKDILAMAKQSDPHTAGSALSWVMTTDLRPKLANVTNPVLLIGASGAFKTEQQHQAAQAMYKAQLADAPKVSLIMNKQGNHFLMWDQKDWLLATIKNFIKQQPNS